The Schistocerca nitens isolate TAMUIC-IGC-003100 chromosome 6, iqSchNite1.1, whole genome shotgun sequence DNA segment tcgtcccacaaatagcgtGCGCCGACATCGCCAGAACTCCCGtcaagtcacaagtgattttgtaccagtgtcagttcacgttgcacgcgacagtcgctcttgtcgtcagcaggacaataaactttttgtaggctTGGACATTGACAGCAAAGTGATATTCCAGCTCGTTACCGGAGCTGAAGTTTcagtgatcaatcaagacacttacaaactgctgggcacacctccgttgcatgccgcaaatgtggagttaactagctattcaggtcaagagatccccgtgttaggacagtgcagccttcttgaaacatacaaaggacaaacaaaacttgtgtcattttacgtccttcgttgtTCTACTTCTGCAattaacttgtttggtttcgattcatttcagttgtttaacttgtctatagtaaatcaggtcctatcagtgaaccagactgtgccttcagacagtgtttctcgtgtatgtgaagaatttgcagacatttttgcaccagacctcggttgcgctaagacctataaagcacatttggaactgaaagtaaacgtgcaaccgaaatttttcagagtgcgcaatgttccccacgcattgcgtgatgaggttgcaaaaacattacacgatttggaatcacaaggtgtaattgaacgtgtaagggcttctctctgggcatcacccttagtaattttgccaaaacctttgggaaaattgagactttgtgtggacttcaaggcaacagtgaatccacaactagtgactgcaacttttcctttacccccccccccccccccccagaagatctttttgacatacTGTGCCCGGGCAACTATTTTTCGAAGtttgacctagcagatgcgtacttgcaaataccggtggacgaagaatcccagtgcgttttggtggttaacacgcatcgtggtttgtatcaattcaaacgactgccattagggtgtgcatccgcccctgcattgtttcagcaatatctgcaaactgtatgtgcgtcggtccctactgcagcaaactatctggacgatattgtgatctccggaaagacggaagaagaacatttagccaatctcagaacattatttcaggtcttgtgacaaaatggtcttcgcttacggaaggacaaatgtgtgtcttTTGCTAGCGACTTGCCATACccgggacatgtactcaatgcccaaggcatacatcccagtcccacgcgcctccgtgccatacaagacttgccttcgccgccgaatttgaagcagctacagtgtgtgttgggaaaaatcaactattatcacagatatgtgccgcatgcctcttccacttcagctccgcttcatcgcttacgccgtaaaggtgttccgtttgtctggacaacggaatgcgaacgcgcctttcgccagttgaaatcagcgttgctttccaatacttgccttacgccactcgatccccagaaaccccttttgttgatagtggatgcatcggatttcaggatcggtgctgtgcttgcgtacAAAGATGGcttgcatgatcgccctattgccaaattgctctcatctgcacaaagaaattattcacagatcgagaaagaagcattggctctcatatttggtgttacaaagtttcatgacttcttgtatggtagtcactttaccataatcatagaccacaaacctctgacatcgctttttcatccgaacaagcctgtacctccacgtacagcgcaaaaattcattcgctggtctattttcctctcgcagtaccactacgatatcatGTATcgatccactgctaagcacggaaacgccgatgtgttgtcccatttgcctgttgctgtggatagggcattcgattcctctgaacttgcgtgcatgttcattgattcagaaaccgatgacgtggttgattcgtttccgattgattttcatcatgtagctacagccacaactgccgaccctgtccttgctaccattctgcattttgttgctacgcaatggcccttgtcaaagtcacggatcagggacccgttggttcgccgattttttgctcacaaggagagactttttgttcgacgtcgtgtgttgctgttgcgttctgataatgatcagtccagggtcatggtcccacgttcgttacagtcctctgtcttaaagcttctccaccaaggacattggggtatagtgagaacgaaacaacttgctcgtcagcactgtactttgttcaggattgatgccgcgattacgaatatgtgctcttcttgcatgctGTGTGCCGAACAACAAGCAGCACCAACGcggaaaattctttgcatggccaaaagccacttccccttggcaacgcttacacatcgattttgctggtccattctggaatgctcagtggttggttgtgatagattcattcagtaattttccttttgttgtccggatgtcttccacgacggttcaatcccgcgtccggccatcctgatttaggtcttccacgCCTTTTACAGACATCTTAACAATTTGATACCAGGAACTAAAGCTGACTTAAACATGTGAAGAGAAATGGTGTTGTActttttcgccacagtatcataGTTCAGATTCCGCTCGGTGGATTGTTGTTGTTTTCACTCAGGAGACCCTGAGCGATGACTACAAAAcatcgtttttggtcgaaattcaacaatttcggaacaaactttgctgcaacACATTTCGTGCACAAAACCTCTGAAAAAATTGCTTGACATGTGCAAAAGGATATGCTGACATCAGCAACCTCACTGATGGTGATTCATTGATTTTCTTCACTTCTTCCAAGTtgttgtcagtaattgatgtgctagaatGTCCATGGCAGTTGTCTTCAACTTCTTTTCGAACCCCTCTGAAACATTTACACCACTCAAACTCTTGTCTTTCTTACAGGAGATTTGCCAAATGCCACAGGCaacatttcaaatgtggtgctgcgCTTTACTCCATTTTCAAGGAAactttgatgcaaattctttgatccatctttttcgggAGCAAAAATTCGCCGAGCAATCAGAAACATGTATAACATTTTTAACTGTCAACAATAAaccaaatattcaaaacagctgaaaatgcaaacatacaccagtaacatgtgtaccaacaacacCAAAAATTGAAAATCAGATGTACAAAACCCACATCTCGTGTGACAAAAGTGTAAAAATTGGAAACACCCCATGGACTGCAAGGTCTAATGTTTCACGTCACCACCTGTACACCATAACTGCAGCTTTTTCTGCGAGATGGTTTCCTTCAAAGATGACCACGCCTGTATCTGTATGTTATCATTGGGATATTTTCATTATGCATCAGATGAAATGTGCATCTCACTGTTGAAGATGAGCTTATAGCTCCTACTTTGTCTGGAAGATAAGATCTTTGTGAAATGTAACTCCGTGCATCATATTCAAAGTATTACCTGGGCAACAGTCACTGGTACATCACCCAGTTGTTCACATGTCTGACGAGAGGCAGATGAGGACTTTATTAGTAGTTACCCATTGTGCATTTTTCCCAATGAATGAACTTCTGAAAACCTATCCTGTGTGTTCCACAAAAGATTATGGTTTTTGTCCCCGTAAAAGTATCTCAGTTTTTCTAGTACACACCAGGTATGGAGTAAATTGTTTCACCCTCAGTCATCTGGCTTGTCCCCCTTTCCATGGGGTAGCCAGGGTAGGGAAAGCACTACGGGGTAACTATTTGCATTGAGCTACCTATGCCTGTGTTGAGGCGGCTAAATCAGAATGACCATTATATTGGTTCAATCTGATATGTTTCATGTGCAGAACATCTGCCCTGATGTCACATACTGAAAATGGGCTCTCCCCGTGGGCATCAAACAGTCACAGCAACGGTCACCTGGCACAATGGCCATTGCTAGGAGATCTAATGCCCCAGGAAAACGTGCATCTACACTCTGGCATGCTTGGGGCATTAGCAGCTCAGGCATCGTAAGTGTGACCCATGTATTGTAAGAGGCCTCTATCAAAAGGGTAATGACCCCACATCTGACTGGCTACTGTATTTGCTTTAGTGTATGTATGAGTCTACACAATTATTGTGCACAAAGGGTCAAACTCTGTAGGTAGGCATTATTAAGGCCTTCTTCCTCAGTTGGTCCACATTACAGAAAATAAGAGGTCAAACGGAGAAAGGGACCAAAATTAGTTCAGCCAAAAAGTTATATAGGGGAAATTAATGAAGATGTCAAGTAAAGAAAGCAGAACCTAGAGAAATAACTGGGTCACCATCAAAAGCTACTACTGTGAGAAAGAAAGAAGTAAGGATGTCAGAATGGGAGATGAGATTGCAGCACAAGTAAGGAAGTAGGTACTGCAACAGCTTTGGGCCCCTTGCTCCCCACACACATACTCACAAGAGTCttgagtttcctgaaagttttcttAAGTGAGTGTGAACTTTGGGTGCATCCTGCAAGGGCCTTTCTGGCTAATTAGTGTTCACACAAAACTCCCAATAAATACAACTGAATAATCTTGGCAATATACTACACTCCAATACAATTAACAATGCACAGTTTTACATCACCAGAAGTCTTTAAGATACCATTTGCATCCAACAATCTCTCTCCACACATGCACAACTTAAcaagattttttttccaaaataatgatttaatttcttaaaatttttacaaGTATTAAtccacaaataagaaaaatacaagaaaaagTAATTTAAAGTAACTGGCAATGAAGAAAACTTTTCCATTTCCCTCTCTTCGGGTAACACATTAGTGTAGTGTTACCACCTTCAATTAAGACATTCCATAGTCAGCAACACATCAAACTTCTGCAGCTAACGTAGTAACAGTTATAGGTGGTAGGTCTTTAATACCATTCTTGTCAATCACTTGAACTTTAAAATTTGGAAGATTAATAATTAAACGTTTCTGTACTTCTCTCACACATTTCTTCAGTAGATCATAAGCCTCTTCAACTGTCATATCTGTGAACAAATAAATAGTTATTATCAAATATCTATTTCTAAATACAAATAATTTATCAAGCAAGTATAGATACTTACTTGGTTTGTGGTATCTGTCCATTATACTAAGAGCAAAGTATCCTCCATATCCATGTGCTGCATAAGGGATCTTGACAAGAGATGCCAAATAATCAAGAAAATACAGCTCGGGACCATCAGCATCATCATAACCAGCTATCAGCATATTTACAATGTATGGAGTCTGTAAAATTCAAATTACATGGCTGTACACTAAGCTCCACAACTAGAATTATGTATTTAAAATATTACTTGTTCAGTATTCATATACTTTAAGCATTTCTGTCCACACAATTTCTTTGTATAACGCAGTTTTGTAAATCAATGTAATTTGTATCTCCTGCATCTAATATAGATGGTACATTCTTTGCAACAGTTACCATTCAAGCTCGCAGAAAACTTCTGCATGACAATTTACGAGGTtgtgctaaaaagtaatgtctTCGACTTTtttattcagggtgtatacgtagacaaggaaaaaaaaattcccagatttcttggttaaaatatatactttttgcctgggtgaaaatacactttttccctgttaactgacagtacaCTTTCTGGGATTACAGAAATATCTGATTcgacccgtctgctttgaccaatgacgtcaccaatatggtGGAAATGACCATTCACAaagtctccaatatggcgcctataacGTCATTATGTAAACACGACAACAAACACAAGAATACTTAAAAACCAACAAACACATCTTCCTCagaaatataatcaaactaatggGACCAGAGCggtaaattgggggggggggggcgtttgggtggggacaaactaaatataaaatataaacacatacacacacacaacaatcccatacacatacagacacacaacgATCCCATACCACATAAGATGGCGACATAAAACCAACCCAAAATTCCCAAATTCCACAGGAATCAGTCACTTCCTTCACCTACATATCTCAACCACAATTGTCGATACCACAAAAGAAAAACCAAAtccaaaaattacattaaaaccgcaactatcgataccacaaaaccaacacctaaaacaacaaaaattggaatctGACAGTTCCTTTAACCTATATAGGTCCACAACAGATCACGATACCAAAACACAACTACGACGGCACATTGGAATCGGCAGCAGCTCACGATATCAAAACACACTCCTACGGCATTGgaactggacacttcccttgactcaTATAAGCCAACAGCAACTCATAATACCAAAACACACATAACTACAACGACAaactggaatctgacacttcccatgacctatataggtcaaataCAACTGACGATGCAAAAAAACTAACTTTAAATAGAGTACTTCCCCTAAGATATATAAATCAACCTCAAGTGACAataccaaaacatcaaccaccaacacatgcagtaaaaAACACCGACCCAACAACACACAAAAACTCCATTTTTCCTCTTCGTACGCCCCTCCAAAACCCTGGAAACACACAATGAATACCCACCTCCCACACCCATAAACTAACTAGAGACACTCCTCTCATATTTCCTCTTCCCAAACTGCGACTCATCTACCTCAACCACCACCCCAGgtccacccaacttacccctgtacttaatatatTTGGAACAACTTCCCTACAAAACGAAAACCAGTCTAACACCGTCCTCTTGCTCAAACCAGTCTAACACCGTCCTCTTGCTCAAACCAGTCTAACACCGTCCTCTTGCTCAAACCAGTCTCATGCACACAAAAACTATGGgaggatctataacaaaaataatacatcatcaaaactctctctctctctctctctctctctctctctctttctcatggcCAACTTAGACCTCTCGAACCAGGTAACACGCCTTATGGAGCACTAAAGGTTATCCGTTTGGCACCGCCACATGTAGCAGTCCCTGGTCCCTGCTTGCATGTGTCGCAGTTCACTATCTCCGCCACAAGCCCAAAAAGTTGTAGAAACTTAATGACGGACAACATGTCGACCCCATTTCAGCCCGCAGATGTGCTCTATTACACCTGCAAGTCATATGCGtacctaacaaaagaagccacaaattAAATTAAACGCCTTACCATATGACAAACAGCAAACGACACCgcaataacaataaaaacaacagaaacttaattcttaactcactaAAACatatttccattcttctataacagTCACGACCGATAAACGCACACTTCAAGCACCGACATCCAAGTGAACCGAATACACACATAACACGCCGACCATACACACACTACCAGAGGACACCACTAACTgcaacaagacgacatctacaaacacaacactcataaactaaactccgcgccgccatgacgtcacacacaacacccttatgtcaagggtcaaagccgacgggagGGATCGGACGCCTCTTTTGACCCCaatttccctcggaactgtaaaacttatcaacccCTTGGAATGATTGATGTTTTATACACcggtgtagaatttcccggcactttgaaAAACGAAAcccagacaaaaataaataaatggaaaggtCTTTGATGTGCAGGGacgtgtacactgcatattttcatattacgatacACTGCATAGTTTCgtgttatgaaagtataaattcgaattccacccaAATACGGTATgttagtttccgaagcattgaaatcaaaaTTGCTACGCCCTTTTGTAAGGCAATCATAGCCGATGATACGTGATCTCGTCAgccgatattcagagcataggacacgtgatttaGTAAGCAAAACGCAACATCACTTCACTTCAATAGAGCGAACACACAAATATTAGAAGTTAAATGTTTAAATTAATTTACATTGTATAGATACAAGAAAAACtaagctttcatatataatattgatttttttcgcatgttacactttaagatacaacaTGCTTTTAAAAcagtgacataaatgtctggtattctgggctcgaaattctctTGAGTGGCCGgtactcaaagtgttaagttttaaacgAGGGTCAAAGAATCTGTAAttcaagaaattcaaagcacatttTCGGATTTAGCATAATtattcttgtgtaaaaggaaatttacttcgaaAGTGACACTTGTCAAACAACGATTAGCAATATTTTCCcgagacctgttagaaataggttcatttcagcagttgccagagcgcCAGAAAACAGTGGTTACTGTGCATGCGCAGATACGATGACGCAGAAGCCTGTTCGTAGTTATAAAGCATTAAGAGCTCTTACATTACAACATAAAACAAAGAAGAGtatcaaattttttcaaaccatactaaaatgcataattcagctttaAGTGCATGTTCATACGTCCAGATTCACGTTCCAATCCGATATTACACTTTTCAGTGTCGTTTttgggacgtaaattttcttggagtacctgtACTGCGCTATCTcaaatttggttctttattatggcataatgccatatgtgccagaAGGTCAAAACATGctcttgaaattcagtgaacagttggaaCTGGCTAATACAGGTACTGTGGAGTGAAACAATTCATTTCAAATAAATATAATGCCTCAGAGAGAAATATTAATaaatgccaaatttctttagcaaaccgacaaaagtaACTTTATTGTTCTGTAAGCCGATTAATGCTGACTGCCaagaatgtggaaataaaataaaatgacaaagCAAATTAATAATGTATTTTAGCATTCCGTGATTATGTGCCTGTATTTTAATCCACTTGATTGCTCCCggtcacagaaatccgttttgttttcatttgacgtgggatcTGTAATGGCAGAGGAAACAGCAAAAATACTAAACCTAAACAACGGTCACAGGGAGGCTACCCTCTTAGCACGATaattcagactgctctgcgcatgcgcatatctagcagcttgggcgcgccagaaaaTTTTTACCTATTAGCACCTGGCTGCTTGCAGCTATTGCTGATAcacctaacagccacacttcaagcagccagaagcaggagaacgTGCTGCTCATATGCGACTCAACCACGCAGGcatggcaactgctcaaatgaacttattgttgttgttgttattgttgtggtcttcagtcctgagactggtttgatgcagctctccatgctactctatcctgtgcaagcttcttgatctcccagtacctactgcagcctacaaccttctgaatctgcttagtgtactcatctcttggtctccctccatgatttttaacctcctcgctgccctcccatactaaattgataatcccttgctgcctcagaacatgtcctaccaaccaatcccttcttctagtcaagttgtgccaccaactcctcttctccccaattctattcagtacctcctcattagttatctgacctacccatctaatcttcagcattcttctgtagcaccacatttcgaaagcttctattctcttcttgtctaaactatttatcgtccacgtttcacttccatacgaagctacactccacacaaatactttcagaaacgacttcccaacacttaaatcaatactcgacgttaacaaatttctcttcttcagaaacgcttttcttgccattgccagtctacattttatatcctctctactttgaccatcatcagttattttgctccccaaatagcaaaactcctttactactttaagtgtctcatttcctaatctaattctctcagcattggctgacttaattccattatcctcattttgcttttgttgatgttcatcttataacctcctttcaagacactgaccattccgttcaactgctcttccaggtcctctgctgtctctgacagaattacaacgtcactggcgaacctcaaagttttacttcttctctatggattttaatgcctactctgaacttttcttttgtttcctttactgcttgctcattatacagattgaatagcatcggggagaggctacaaccctgtctcactcccttcccaaccactgcttccctttcttacccctcgactctaatacctgccatctgctttctgtacaaattgtaaatagcctttcgctccctgtattttacccctgccaccttcagaatttgaaagagagtattccagtcaacattgtcaaaagctttctctaagtctacaaatgctagaaatgtaggtttgcctttccttaatctttcttctaggattaAGTcccagggtcagtattgcctcacgtgttccaatatttctacggaatccaaactgatcttccccgaggtcggcttctaccagtttttccactcgtctgtaaagagttcgcattagtattttgcagctgtgacttattaaactgatagttcggtaattttcacatctgtcaacacctgctttctttgggattagaattattatattcttcttgaagtctgagggaattttgcctgtctcatacatcttgctcaccagatggtagagttttgtcatgactggctctcccaaggccatcagtagttctaatggaacgttgtctactcccggtgccttgtttcgacttaggtctttcagtgctctgtcaaactcttcacgcagtattgtatctcccatttcatcttcatctacatcctcttccatttccataatattgtcctcaagaacatcgcccctgtatagaccctctatatactccttccacgtttctgctttcctttctttgcttagaactgggtttccatctgagctcttgatattcatacaagtggttcccttttctccaaaggtctctttaattttcctgtaggcagtatctatctttcccctcatgagataagcctcaacatccttagatttgtcctctagccatccctgcttagccattttgcacttcctgtcgatctcatttttgagacgtttgtatttctttttgcctgctgaatttactgcatttttgtattttctcctctcATTAATTAAATTctatacctcttctgttacccacggatttctactagccctcgtcttttttcccttatgccctccctaaaacactgtacaacctctggttctttcagtttatccaagtcccatctacttaaattcccacctttttgcacaaacttaatgtaaacaaatgttgatggtgttgaggcagcaaccagccacaaatttattttcagttcctttattcaaaaggtaccgttaccggttttgaaTCATTACGATTTACCTTCAaatggttttcatgctttcattacatctgttggacgacatttcacgacaattaatctgtcagaaaatgcaccacatgttgtaatgaaagcataaaAACCAtatgaagatgaatcgtaatgatttgAAACCGGTAACAGTacattttgaataaaggaactcaaaataaatttgtggctgcttgctgtctcaacaccattaaCATTTCTCTTCTAataacagccacagtctccaaccatatcatatgacaaaattgcattaatgtgaacagttgtgacatcatgttCATCCCAAGCAGTTTGTTGCTACAAAGCATTGCATATTCTTCATCCTAAGGCCTTGACACATTTTACTGCTGGCAGACGCCTGTGTGTGTACGGTGTTTCGTTGTTTTCTTCtcacgtttatgttttattgttgcagtattatcagTCTGCAGTAATATTCTTTATCAGAGTATCAGttgttaccagtcaaaatcacaaaaatttgaatgaaaactaaaacaacgaaaaattccaggAATCCCGCAAAATTCGTGTTTTTCCTGCAAAATTCATGTGTTTTTCCCGGATGAAACAATTCCAGGATTTTTCTCTGATTTCCCAGTTGTCCCCGGACGCAGACACCCTGTTATtccgttctcaatatcggttgtggTATTACATGTCATACATATCATTCAGTTGACTTTACTGCTCAGCTGACCCAAGACGCAACACACTGTTGCtaaagggctccaaattgtagcacgTAGCACGGCAGTCCTcctcccatgaactatggaccttgtcgttggtggggaagcttacgtgcctcagcgatacagatagccataccttaAGTGCAAcgacaatggaggagtatctgttgagaggccagacaaacgtgtggttcctgaagaggggcagcagccttgtaagtagttgcaggggcaacagtccggatgactgactgatctggccttgcaacgttaaccgaaacggccttcctctgctggtactgtgaaaggctgaaagcaaggcaaaactacagaagtaatttttcccgagggcatgcagctttactgtatggttaaataatggtggcgtcctcttgggtaaaatatttcagaggtaaaatagcctCCCAGTTGGATTTCCGggcaggactactcaggaggatgtcattatcagggaaaagaaaactggcgttctacagactggagcatggaatgtcagctcccttaatcgggcaggtaggttagaacctttaaaaagggaaatggataggtaaaagcaagatatagtgggaattagtgaagttcagtggcaggaggaacaagacttctggtcaggtgaatacagggttataaatacaaaatcaaatcaggGAAATGCAGAAGTAGATTGGATTaataatggaggggggggggggggggcagcgcgaCCTTCTGGCGCATAATTTTTGAAAGTCGGGATGGCATTCACGCTAACCTGgcgaggcgagggggggggggggaggttgggaaacgaagcccatgcctactacagttttacaagtctatatgccaactagctccgcagaagacgaagagattgaagaaatatatgatgagataaaagaaattattcagatagtgaagggagatgaaaatttaatagtcatgggggactggaattcgatagtaggagaaggaaacgtagtaggtgaatatggaaagggggtaacaaaggaaagaggaagccacctggtagaattttgcacagagcctaacttaatcacagcctaacacttggtttaagaatcatgaaagaagattgtatgtgtggaagatgcctggagatactggaaggtttcagatagattatataatagtaagacagagatttaggaaccaggttttcaattttaagacatttccaggggcagatgtgggctctgaccacaatctattggttatgaactgtagactaaaactgaagaaactgcaaaaaggtgggaatttaaggagatgggacctggataaactgaaagaaccataggttgtagagagtttcagagagagaattagggaaTGATTggcaagaatgagggaaagaaatacagtagatggataatgagtagcttcgagagatgaaacagtaaaggcagcagaggatcaagtaggtaaaaagacaagggctggtagaaatccttgggtagcaaaagaaatattgaatttaattgatgaaaagcgaaaatataaaaatgcagtaaatgaagatggcaaaaagggaatacaaacgtctcaaaaatgaatcgacatgaagtgcaaaatggctaagcagggatggctaagaggacaaatgtgaggatgtagaggcatatat contains these protein-coding regions:
- the LOC126262508 gene encoding proteasome subunit beta type-2; translated protein: METLLGIAFRDFVIVAADMTHAKSIMVMKDDEDKLQKLSEKLVMAIAGEAGDTTQFSEYIAKNIQLYKMRNGYELSPAAAASFTRRNLAEYLRSRTPYIVNMLIAGYDDADGPELYFLDYLASLVKIPYAAHGYGGYFALSIMDRYHKPNMTVEEAYDLLKKCVREVQKRLIINLPNFKVQVIDKNGIKDLPPITVTTLAAEV